In a single window of the Planctomycetia bacterium genome:
- a CDS encoding IS630 family transposase, which translates to MRIQREHWRRQLGGLDPDRLVFIDESSAKTNLTRLRGRALRGQRVKAHAPYGRWQTTTMLCGLRLRGAIAPMILSGAIDSASFTEYVRQVLAPALQPGDIVVMDNLASHQAVGAHEAIAAVGAHVAFLPPYSPDFNPIEMMWSKAKQILRTAAARNFEELCTGMAKAIAAISPSDALGYFTHCGVATEKRKTL; encoded by the coding sequence GTGAGAATTCAGCGTGAACACTGGCGTCGGCAATTAGGAGGCCTCGATCCCGATCGCCTTGTATTCATTGACGAAAGTTCAGCGAAGACCAATCTGACGCGCCTGCGCGGCCGAGCGCTGCGCGGTCAGCGGGTCAAAGCCCACGCCCCTTATGGACGATGGCAAACCACGACCATGCTCTGCGGATTGCGCCTTCGCGGCGCCATTGCCCCGATGATCTTGTCCGGTGCCATCGACAGCGCCTCATTCACCGAATACGTCCGCCAGGTTCTGGCTCCGGCCCTGCAGCCCGGCGACATTGTGGTCATGGACAATCTGGCATCTCATCAGGCCGTCGGTGCACACGAAGCCATCGCTGCCGTCGGCGCGCACGTGGCATTCCTGCCCCCGTACTCGCCCGACTTCAACCCGATCGAGATGATGTGGTCAAAGGCCAAACAGATTCTGCGCACCGCGGCCGCCAGAAACTTTGAGGAACTATGCACCGGAATGGCAAAGGCCATCGCCGCGATCAGCCCCTCAGATGCATTGGGCTACTTCACGCACTGCGGAGTCGCTACAGAAAAGCGCAAAACGCTCTAG
- a CDS encoding B12-binding domain-containing protein — translation MSMSNLLNQYLDPLLRGKRHDCREIVKSALRDGIEPRKLYQDLIWPAMEHVNQMYRDDRINMAAEHMATRINRTVADHLQSRLDRKPDLGRCILIACAADEPEELSAQMCADLFEADGWQVFFLGGGVPEDEVTTLAGQIQPDILLIFGSRPTDAPGVRALIDTVREINACPKMNIMVSGGVFNRAAGLWKEVKADLFAETAGEALELARAAEPRTPEIRVLGAPKKRRRRRRPPLLVQTEGEC, via the coding sequence ATGTCGATGTCGAACCTTCTAAATCAGTATCTGGATCCCCTCCTTCGCGGCAAACGGCACGACTGCCGGGAAATCGTGAAAAGCGCCCTTCGAGACGGTATCGAACCGCGCAAGCTCTATCAGGACCTCATCTGGCCGGCGATGGAACACGTCAATCAGATGTATCGCGATGACCGCATCAACATGGCCGCCGAACACATGGCGACGCGGATCAACAGAACCGTGGCGGATCACCTTCAGTCGCGCCTGGATCGCAAACCCGATCTCGGTCGCTGCATCCTCATTGCCTGCGCGGCGGATGAGCCGGAAGAGCTCAGCGCACAGATGTGTGCCGATCTGTTCGAAGCTGACGGATGGCAGGTATTCTTCCTGGGCGGGGGCGTGCCTGAAGACGAAGTGACGACGCTGGCCGGCCAGATTCAGCCGGACATTCTCTTGATCTTTGGCAGTCGGCCGACCGACGCGCCAGGCGTTCGGGCCCTGATTGACACGGTGCGCGAGATCAATGCGTGCCCGAAGATGAACATCATGGTATCGGGCGGCGTCTTCAATCGTGCCGCCGGTCTCTGGAAGGAAGTAAAGGCGGACCTTTTTGCGGAGACCGCGGGCGAAGCGCTGGAGCTGGCGCGTGCGGCCGAACCGCGTACGCCGGAAATTCGCGTGTTAGGCGCACCGAAGAAGCGCCGTCGTCGCCGCCGGCCGCCGCTTCTGGTGCAGACTGAGGGCGAGTGCTAA
- a CDS encoding (Fe-S)-binding protein has protein sequence MNPTVMTLLLVGAWGLFGWQMLRRWRLMTLGPGENRFDQIGERVKRTWQYAFAQKRMRRYWWAGIAHQVIFTGFVVLLLRTLVLWGRGYSEGFDLWVLGTDQPLGKVYSVLKDFFAVLVIAGTLVFFYYRLVTKPARLSKGFEGILILIIIAVMMLADITYDGANIVQHARAEGAAVVFQAVEPAGSVAAFALSGASDNALNVFRHIGFWTHGTLVLLFLNLLPISKHFHVVTGIPNVFFQSLAPRGRLPNVPDIEGMLEREETLGLKRIEQLPWKAVMDLYTCTECGRCTDHCPANITGKLLSPKQLTLDLRDYLYKNEKALVGAKGKAQPDTDGGNGSLVDLVPDVIKPEVLWACTTCGACETECPVFITYVDKIVDMRRNLVMEKSEFPAELQNAFRGMETNSNPWSFPASDRAAWTEGLDVPRMAEKPDADVLFWVGCSASFDDRARRIARAMAQLLTTAGVNYAILAEEECCTGDPARRAGNEFLFQMMAQTNAETLNNYKPKTIVTTCPHCFNTLANEYPDFGAKFKVVHHSEFLSQLVAEGKLKPKNRIDAKVAYHDSCYLGRYNEIYEPPRETLRAIPGLTVLEPTATRDRGMCCGAGGAQMFKEEERAREGVIGERVNEKRTDQLLETQPDMVASSCPFCQRMLIDGLASRGRDSVKELDIAELLWQSVGEAVA, from the coding sequence ATGAACCCAACGGTCATGACGCTGCTCCTCGTCGGAGCCTGGGGGCTTTTTGGCTGGCAGATGCTCCGTCGCTGGCGATTGATGACGCTCGGCCCGGGCGAGAATCGCTTCGACCAGATCGGCGAGCGCGTCAAACGCACCTGGCAATACGCCTTCGCCCAGAAGCGCATGCGTCGCTACTGGTGGGCGGGCATTGCCCATCAGGTCATCTTCACCGGCTTCGTCGTGCTGCTGCTGCGGACGCTTGTTTTGTGGGGCCGCGGCTACAGTGAAGGTTTCGATCTCTGGGTGCTCGGGACGGATCAACCGCTCGGCAAAGTCTATTCGGTTCTCAAGGACTTCTTTGCCGTGTTGGTCATCGCGGGTACGCTGGTCTTCTTCTATTACCGGCTCGTCACCAAACCCGCCCGTCTCTCAAAGGGCTTCGAGGGCATTCTCATCCTGATCATCATCGCCGTGATGATGCTGGCTGATATCACTTATGACGGCGCGAACATCGTGCAACATGCCAGGGCCGAAGGCGCAGCGGTTGTATTTCAGGCCGTTGAGCCCGCCGGTTCGGTCGCGGCGTTCGCCTTAAGCGGCGCCAGCGATAATGCGCTCAATGTCTTTCGCCACATCGGATTCTGGACGCATGGCACGTTGGTGCTGCTGTTCCTGAATCTACTTCCCATTTCCAAGCACTTCCACGTCGTTACCGGCATTCCCAATGTCTTCTTTCAAAGCCTCGCCCCGCGCGGCCGGTTGCCGAACGTGCCTGACATCGAGGGCATGTTGGAACGCGAGGAAACGCTGGGCCTCAAGCGCATCGAGCAGTTGCCATGGAAGGCGGTCATGGACCTGTACACCTGCACCGAGTGCGGGCGGTGTACCGATCATTGCCCGGCGAACATCACCGGCAAGCTGCTTTCACCGAAGCAGCTCACGCTCGATCTGCGCGATTATCTGTACAAGAACGAAAAGGCTCTTGTGGGGGCCAAGGGTAAGGCGCAGCCCGACACGGACGGCGGAAATGGCTCGCTGGTCGATCTCGTGCCCGATGTCATCAAGCCGGAAGTTCTTTGGGCCTGCACCACCTGCGGCGCGTGCGAAACGGAGTGCCCGGTGTTTATTACGTATGTCGACAAGATCGTCGACATGCGCCGCAACCTGGTGATGGAAAAGTCCGAGTTTCCGGCCGAACTTCAAAACGCCTTCCGGGGCATGGAGACGAATTCCAACCCGTGGAGCTTCCCGGCATCTGACCGCGCCGCGTGGACCGAAGGCCTCGATGTGCCGCGCATGGCGGAGAAGCCCGACGCCGATGTGCTCTTCTGGGTCGGCTGCTCGGCATCGTTTGACGACCGTGCTCGTCGCATTGCCAGGGCGATGGCACAACTACTGACGACCGCCGGCGTCAATTACGCCATTCTCGCCGAGGAGGAGTGCTGCACCGGCGACCCGGCCCGCCGCGCGGGCAACGAGTTTCTCTTCCAGATGATGGCCCAGACCAATGCCGAGACTCTCAACAACTACAAGCCCAAGACGATCGTCACCACGTGCCCGCACTGTTTCAACACGCTGGCCAACGAGTACCCCGATTTCGGCGCGAAGTTCAAGGTTGTGCACCATTCGGAGTTTCTCTCGCAGCTCGTCGCCGAGGGCAAGCTCAAGCCGAAGAACCGAATCGATGCAAAGGTTGCTTATCACGACTCATGCTATCTTGGCCGCTACAACGAGATTTACGAGCCACCGCGCGAGACACTCCGCGCCATTCCCGGCCTGACTGTGCTGGAGCCGACGGCAACGCGCGATCGCGGCATGTGCTGCGGGGCGGGCGGCGCGCAGATGTTCAAGGAAGAGGAGCGCGCCCGCGAAGGCGTGATCGGCGAGCGAGTCAATGAGAAGCGGACCGATCAACTCCTGGAGACGCAGCCGGACATGGTCGCGTCGAGCTGCCCGTTCTGTCAGCGCATGCTCATCGACGGATTGGCCAGCCGTGGACGTGATTCCGTGAAGGAATTGGACATCGCGGAGCTGCTTTGGCAATCGGTCGGAGAGGCCGTCGCCTGA
- the hscB gene encoding Fe-S protein assembly co-chaperone HscB, whose amino-acid sequence MTTRSQSAVPTKCLTCEMLAQAPLACTDCHQLLNHVQGADYFELFGVPRQFDLDAAELNRRYLAISSNIHPDKFATAGNEMQSFALRASAAINKAFNVLASPRQRAEYLLETAGGKSAADDKRVPPDLLTSVMALREEIDEAKSDGDTAALDRLRATISRRRDEADRKIAELSAELTGSSDESKEELRMHLNAAKYIDNLLAQLA is encoded by the coding sequence ATGACGACACGATCTCAGTCCGCCGTACCAACGAAATGCCTGACCTGCGAAATGCTGGCACAGGCGCCGCTGGCATGCACCGATTGCCACCAACTACTGAATCACGTTCAGGGCGCAGACTATTTTGAGCTCTTCGGAGTGCCGCGACAATTCGATCTGGACGCGGCCGAACTCAACCGACGGTACCTCGCCATCAGCAGCAACATCCATCCCGACAAATTCGCCACCGCCGGCAACGAAATGCAGTCGTTTGCCCTCCGCGCTTCCGCGGCGATCAACAAGGCATTCAACGTGCTGGCTAGCCCACGGCAGCGGGCGGAGTATTTGCTGGAGACAGCGGGCGGTAAATCGGCCGCAGACGACAAGCGCGTCCCGCCCGACCTTTTGACCAGCGTCATGGCGCTCCGCGAAGAGATCGACGAGGCAAAGAGCGATGGTGACACCGCCGCACTGGATAGATTGCGGGCGACCATTTCGCGACGCCGGGACGAGGCGGACCGAAAAATCGCCGAGTTATCCGCCGAGTTGACGGGTTCGTCGGACGAATCAAAAGAAGAGCTTCGGATGCATTTGAATGCCGCCAAGTACATCGACAATTTGTTGGCTCAATTGGCATGA
- a CDS encoding Rrf2 family transcriptional regulator — MFALTKKTDYAIIALSEMARRPGEIVNAREIAERFSVPAALLVKVLKSLAHGELIRSNRGVKGGYALALPAHRISLASIISIIEGPAKFVQCATDPEPGESPCELAKSCPVTRPMRKIHERLTELLEQVTLAELAFDNGNTIHPVAVSVEGHALSLEQVQ; from the coding sequence ATGTTTGCGCTGACCAAAAAGACGGACTACGCCATCATCGCCTTGTCGGAAATGGCGCGAAGGCCCGGCGAAATCGTCAATGCACGCGAGATCGCCGAGAGATTCAGCGTGCCCGCGGCGCTGTTGGTTAAAGTGTTGAAGTCGCTCGCTCATGGGGAACTCATTCGATCGAATCGAGGCGTCAAAGGCGGATATGCCCTCGCGTTGCCCGCCCATCGCATTAGCTTGGCGTCTATCATTTCAATCATCGAAGGTCCGGCAAAGTTTGTACAATGTGCAACAGACCCTGAACCGGGCGAGTCTCCCTGCGAGCTGGCGAAGAGCTGTCCAGTGACACGTCCGATGCGGAAGATTCACGAACGACTAACCGAGCTACTGGAACAAGTAACGCTCGCGGAGTTGGCATTCGACAACGGCAACACGATACATCCCGTGGCCGTATCGGTCGAGGGCCATGCCTTGAGCCTGGAGCAAGTACAATGA
- a CDS encoding iron-sulfur cluster assembly accessory protein gives MAVELTERAASEVKTIIEQQSLDPAKTYLRVGVKGGGCSGFSYTLDLTEHVSESDEQWDIHGIKVVCDSKSNIYLTGTAVDFKDEVMGRGFVFNNPNASHTCGCGSSFSA, from the coding sequence ATGGCAGTTGAACTTACAGAACGAGCCGCATCGGAAGTAAAGACGATCATCGAGCAGCAGAGCCTCGACCCGGCGAAGACCTACCTTCGCGTCGGAGTCAAAGGCGGCGGCTGCAGCGGTTTCTCCTACACGCTCGACCTCACCGAACACGTCTCGGAGAGCGACGAGCAATGGGACATCCACGGGATCAAGGTAGTTTGCGATTCGAAGAGCAACATCTACCTGACCGGAACCGCCGTTGATTTCAAGGACGAAGTCATGGGCCGCGGATTCGTCTTTAACAATCCGAATGCGTCCCATACCTGCGGCTGCGGAAGCAGCTTCAGCGCGTAA
- a CDS encoding Hsp70 family protein, translated as MTTDDIILGIDLGTTFSLVAFADARGPQVIRDANGDGRLPSVLSFSPDGKVTIGWDARRHAVENPRHTVYSVKRLMGLGIDDLQKDLPYLAYHVVAGERETIKIDLDGELLSPQEISALILRELKQRAERHFGRPILRAVVTVPAYFDDSQRQATRDAGRLAGLDVVRIVNEPTAAALAYGIGLRSLPSEKPRKTNLPIGDKSKCTGETEAGSNESGSRGSTVAVYDLGGGTFDVSILRLTGDILEVISTHGDTHLGGDDFDRQIVMLVQREVAEKYKVEIDSPATRQALRTFAEEVKNRLSVQESAAIELDLGQGRLYQRTITRDEFESLASGLVDRTLESCRKALADAKLESTQLDQIVLVGGATRIPLVRRKVGQFFNREPYTALNPDEVVALGAAVQGQILAGKRTDALLLDVTPLSLGIETMGGAMGKLIMRNTRIPCQATEKFTTFVDGQTSVKINVLQGERELASDCRSLATFDLTGIPPMPAGIPKLEVQFLIDANGILIVTAREQRSGKESSIQVIPAHGLTQSEVCRIEQESVRFAREDMQAHRLIDLRNQVEFDIHKTEQMLAAYGSALPAEERTALVEGIRVLRALAARTDDAEKLHQALDAFGKQTLSLANIALRESLRDIDQVDNQEATTSRS; from the coding sequence ATGACGACAGACGACATCATTCTTGGCATCGACCTCGGCACGACTTTCAGCCTCGTGGCCTTTGCCGATGCTCGCGGTCCACAGGTGATCCGCGATGCAAACGGCGACGGCCGATTGCCCTCGGTGCTCAGCTTTTCACCGGACGGCAAGGTGACGATCGGTTGGGATGCCCGCCGACATGCCGTTGAAAACCCACGGCATACCGTCTACTCGGTGAAGCGATTGATGGGGCTGGGCATCGACGACTTGCAAAAAGACCTTCCCTATCTGGCCTATCACGTTGTGGCCGGAGAACGCGAGACGATCAAGATCGACCTCGATGGAGAGTTGCTGAGTCCGCAGGAGATCTCCGCCCTCATCCTTCGTGAACTCAAGCAACGGGCCGAGCGACACTTTGGCCGCCCTATCCTGCGCGCGGTCGTCACCGTTCCGGCGTATTTCGACGACTCTCAACGGCAGGCCACGCGCGACGCCGGACGGCTGGCGGGCCTCGACGTTGTGCGAATCGTGAATGAACCGACAGCCGCAGCGCTGGCCTATGGCATCGGGTTGCGTTCGCTGCCGTCCGAAAAGCCGCGCAAGACGAACCTGCCGATCGGCGACAAGTCAAAATGCACCGGCGAGACAGAGGCCGGCTCAAATGAGTCGGGCTCGCGCGGCTCCACGGTCGCCGTGTACGATTTGGGCGGTGGGACGTTCGACGTGAGCATCCTGCGGCTCACCGGAGATATCCTCGAAGTCATTTCGACACATGGCGACACCCATCTGGGCGGCGACGATTTCGACCGGCAGATTGTGATGCTCGTCCAGCGTGAAGTCGCCGAAAAGTACAAAGTCGAAATCGACTCACCGGCCACGCGTCAGGCCTTGCGAACATTCGCCGAAGAAGTAAAGAATCGCCTGAGCGTCCAGGAGTCGGCCGCCATCGAACTCGACCTGGGCCAGGGGAGACTCTATCAGCGAACCATCACGCGGGATGAGTTTGAATCGCTCGCCTCCGGACTTGTCGACCGGACACTGGAAAGCTGCAGGAAGGCGCTTGCGGACGCGAAGCTCGAATCAACCCAACTCGATCAGATCGTCCTTGTGGGGGGCGCCACACGGATTCCGCTCGTCCGTCGCAAAGTGGGCCAGTTCTTCAACAGGGAGCCTTACACCGCGCTCAATCCCGACGAGGTAGTGGCCCTGGGCGCTGCCGTGCAGGGGCAGATTCTCGCCGGCAAACGGACCGACGCCCTGCTTCTCGATGTCACCCCGTTGTCCCTTGGTATCGAGACCATGGGCGGCGCGATGGGCAAGCTCATCATGCGAAACACGCGCATCCCCTGCCAGGCGACGGAGAAGTTCACGACCTTCGTCGATGGCCAGACCAGCGTGAAGATCAACGTTCTGCAGGGCGAGCGCGAGTTGGCATCGGATTGCCGCAGCCTGGCGACGTTCGACCTGACCGGAATCCCTCCGATGCCGGCGGGAATCCCCAAGCTCGAAGTGCAGTTTCTCATCGACGCCAACGGCATTCTCATCGTCACGGCCCGGGAACAGCGAAGCGGCAAAGAGTCGTCGATACAGGTCATCCCTGCCCATGGCCTGACACAGAGCGAGGTTTGCAGAATCGAGCAGGAGTCGGTTCGATTCGCGCGGGAGGACATGCAGGCCCATCGGCTGATTGACCTGCGTAATCAGGTCGAGTTTGACATTCACAAGACCGAGCAAATGCTCGCGGCATACGGATCGGCCTTGCCGGCGGAGGAGCGCACAGCCCTGGTCGAAGGCATTCGCGTCTTGCGCGCCCTGGCTGCCAGGACCGACGACGCCGAAAAGCTGCATCAGGCCCTGGACGCCTTCGGCAAGCAGACCCTGAGCCTGGCGAACATCGCCCTCCGCGAATCACTGCGCGACATCGATCAAGTAGACAACCAAGAAGCAACGACATCACGGAGCTAA
- a CDS encoding IscS subfamily cysteine desulfurase, producing the protein MKLPIYMDYNATTPVDPRVLDAMLPYFQDKFGNSASRNHEFGWVAEEAVEKARDQVGAAIGASGKEIIWTSGATESNNIAIKGVAGMYRDKGNHIISQVIEHKAVIDPCKYLEQNGYDVTFLPVDKHGMVHPEQVREAMTDKTILVSIMHGNNEIGTINPIKDIGAVCKDREVIFHVDACQTFAKQPIDVEEMGIDLLSASGHKIYGPKGMGALYVRRKRPRVRCEPIVHGGGHERGMRSGTLNVPGIVGMGRAAELCVELRVDELPRVASLRNRLKDGLFARLPEIFLNGHPTERIPNNLNISFLYVEGESLMMGFSDIAVSSGSACTSASLEPSYVLKALGLGDDLAHSSIRFSIGRFTTEQEIDYTIERVCVAVEKLREMSPLFEMAQEGIDLSKVQWAAH; encoded by the coding sequence ATGAAACTGCCTATCTACATGGATTACAACGCGACAACGCCGGTTGATCCGCGCGTACTGGATGCGATGCTGCCGTATTTCCAGGACAAGTTCGGGAATTCCGCCAGCCGGAACCACGAATTTGGCTGGGTCGCCGAGGAAGCGGTCGAGAAGGCGCGCGATCAGGTCGGCGCCGCGATCGGGGCATCGGGAAAGGAAATCATCTGGACCAGCGGTGCGACCGAGTCGAACAACATCGCCATCAAAGGCGTGGCGGGTATGTACCGCGATAAGGGCAACCACATCATCAGCCAGGTGATCGAGCACAAGGCGGTGATCGATCCCTGCAAGTACCTGGAGCAGAACGGATACGACGTCACCTTCCTCCCGGTGGACAAGCACGGCATGGTGCACCCGGAACAGGTGCGCGAGGCCATGACGGATAAGACGATCCTCGTCTCCATCATGCACGGCAACAACGAAATCGGGACCATCAACCCGATCAAAGATATCGGCGCGGTCTGCAAGGATCGGGAAGTCATTTTCCACGTTGACGCCTGTCAGACCTTCGCCAAGCAGCCCATCGACGTGGAAGAAATGGGTATCGACCTGCTCTCCGCGTCGGGGCACAAGATCTACGGCCCCAAGGGCATGGGCGCACTCTATGTTCGCCGCAAGCGACCGCGCGTGCGATGCGAGCCCATCGTCCATGGTGGAGGACACGAGCGTGGCATGCGCAGCGGCACGCTGAATGTGCCGGGTATCGTGGGCATGGGAAGGGCCGCCGAGCTTTGCGTGGAGTTGCGGGTGGATGAATTGCCCCGCGTCGCTTCGTTGCGCAACCGCCTGAAGGACGGCCTGTTTGCACGGCTTCCGGAAATTTTCCTCAATGGTCATCCGACCGAGCGAATTCCGAATAACCTGAATATCAGCTTCCTGTACGTCGAAGGCGAGTCACTTATGATGGGGTTCAGCGACATCGCCGTTTCGAGTGGATCGGCCTGCACCAGCGCCTCACTGGAGCCGAGTTACGTCCTCAAGGCCCTGGGCCTGGGCGACGATCTGGCCCACAGCTCCATCCGATTCTCGATCGGCCGGTTCACGACGGAGCAGGAGATCGACTACACGATCGAGCGCGTTTGTGTCGCGGTCGAGAAGCTGCGTGAGATGAGCCCGCTCTTTGAGATGGCACAGGAAGGCATTGACCTGAGCAAGGTGCAGTGGGCGGCACATTAG
- the iscU gene encoding Fe-S cluster assembly scaffold IscU — MAYSSKVVDHYEHPRNVGSLDKSDAHVGTGIVGAPECGDVMKLQIKCDEKGRIVDAKFKTFGCGSAIASSSLATEWVKGKTVDEALQIKNTEIVKELSLPPVKIHCSVLAEDAIRAAINDYKQKQGAATQVASSAH, encoded by the coding sequence ATGGCATATAGTTCAAAAGTCGTCGATCACTACGAGCATCCGCGAAATGTCGGATCGCTGGACAAGAGCGACGCCCATGTTGGGACCGGCATTGTCGGCGCACCTGAGTGCGGCGACGTGATGAAGCTGCAGATCAAGTGCGACGAGAAAGGCCGCATCGTGGACGCAAAGTTCAAGACCTTCGGCTGTGGCTCGGCGATCGCTTCCAGCTCGCTGGCGACGGAGTGGGTCAAGGGCAAGACCGTCGACGAGGCCCTGCAGATCAAGAACACCGAAATCGTGAAAGAGCTTTCGCTGCCGCCGGTCAAGATTCATTGCAGCGTCCTGGCGGAGGATGCCATCCGCGCGGCAATCAATGACTACAAACAGAAGCAGGGCGCCGCAACACAGGTTGCCTCCAGCGCCCACTAG
- a CDS encoding transposase: MEAYSMDLRRRVLAACDAGHGTTPVAKSFDVSPAWVRRLKQRRRELGTIAPLPHRTGPIPRLNESRKERLRKLVEAQPDATLAELRDRLGLKITLGHLCRSLRKMKLSLKKSRSSRMSRTARM, translated from the coding sequence ATGGAAGCCTATTCGATGGATTTGCGCAGGCGGGTGCTGGCAGCGTGCGATGCCGGGCACGGGACTACTCCGGTTGCAAAGTCGTTCGATGTGTCGCCAGCCTGGGTTCGACGACTCAAGCAGCGGCGTCGCGAGTTGGGGACGATCGCGCCGCTTCCGCATCGCACGGGACCGATCCCCCGACTAAATGAATCTCGGAAAGAGCGACTCCGCAAGCTGGTGGAGGCGCAACCTGATGCGACGTTGGCGGAACTCCGCGACCGGCTGGGCCTGAAGATCACCCTGGGACATCTCTGCCGCTCGCTCCGCAAGATGAAGCTGTCGCTAAAAAAAAGTCGCTCTTCGCGGATGAGCAGAACCGCCCGGATGTGA
- a CDS encoding 2Fe-2S iron-sulfur cluster binding domain-containing protein, with protein sequence MGGQNPYIKDTDAKTVQKYTLTIIDEQGTEHVLEIDPAKIPFEDHGLPGSILDICMGHHIELDHACGGVCACSTCHVHVLEGLDSCNETTEDEDDELEEAYDLKPNSRLGCQCVPSGTKNVKVRIPSWNRNLAREPHGAEGMTTKRDE encoded by the coding sequence ATGGGCGGCCAGAATCCATATATCAAAGATACGGACGCAAAGACCGTCCAGAAGTATACCCTGACGATTATCGACGAACAGGGCACCGAGCATGTTCTGGAGATTGACCCGGCGAAGATTCCTTTCGAGGATCATGGGCTTCCCGGCAGCATTCTCGATATCTGCATGGGCCATCACATCGAGCTGGATCATGCCTGCGGCGGCGTTTGCGCATGCAGCACCTGTCACGTTCACGTGCTCGAAGGTCTCGACAGTTGCAATGAGACCACGGAGGACGAGGACGACGAACTTGAAGAGGCGTATGACCTCAAGCCCAACAGTCGCCTGGGTTGCCAGTGCGTCCCGAGCGGCACGAAGAACGTTAAGGTGAGAATTCCGAGCTGGAATCGAAACCTCGCCCGCGAACCGCACGGCGCTGAAGGCATGACGACGAAAAGGGATGAGTAA
- the iscX gene encoding Fe-S cluster assembly protein IscX gives MPRKLTWLDSEDIGILLHEKMPTTDPLTARFTDLREWVIALPDFGDDPHASNEAKLEAIQMAWLEEFREANEE, from the coding sequence ATGCCGCGCAAACTGACCTGGCTGGATTCCGAGGACATCGGCATCCTCCTTCACGAGAAGATGCCCACGACGGACCCCCTGACCGCACGGTTCACCGACCTGCGTGAATGGGTGATCGCCCTGCCGGATTTCGGAGATGACCCCCATGCCTCGAACGAGGCCAAGCTGGAGGCCATCCAAATGGCATGGCTGGAAGAATTCCGCGAAGCAAATGAAGAGTAA